Proteins from a single region of Phycisphaeraceae bacterium D3-23:
- a CDS encoding protein kinase yields the protein MNIPATPGEANTSPGLTALTLKPGDKVDHFEIVQQVGAGGSGVVFAAFDAILNRTVAIKQVIVPPGDEGDDLRQRAVKEAKVHRGVAITDRAMLVQFIDVVNDPRGVFLISEFVDGPTLEWILQSEPAPMEQRQALGIIAATSKGLSSIHAANMVHRDLKPSNILMPRGGGLKISDFGLAAALSDQQAMDLGSVRYMAPELLQGGKATTSSDIYAMGIMAYEMLAGRDKFNEAFRTILRDQRNQAMRWVKWHTNPRAKVAPLSTLVPDIPQSLSDLVSRMMEKEPARRIANTHELMEAIRLHFANDAQGAIPTPQPHQTMQPAVVGDVSETAAVPKRSKIPMILVGMLVFWLLAIGGYFIYKGQETKQQYRDRIATLAGEIEAADDLHFGENNYADALHAFNELKATLTNEYKDSPESFKDEFTNLGQLSAAGVHRAQGQLHVADSNYIDALASFIAYDEAMQAISDGPTRLADTDLTRGEADRLVQSHRRRAAFQENANEIAALLNEGKLETAIERIRIQRDTLGDNLAAEDQGTLDALHARYRMLFNTEKNAAITQQANELVEVGDLDEAIELLQDTIDDDPEAASPEHTAMLAALELRVFRTESDRDIALAEGRNDMEELIELLYDRIERDPEPEAFVARYENLINDRDTQLADGHIEDGQLNRAVTLLEGVLDRDPDHRRAQQLMAGIGNERAYLAKVGQAERAFAASNYSQAIELATEAIELGGARGGAMNDIITQSTGQLALASASAAMEEGDVETAERQLAIARNNLGNTEQVLALARAITNLRDYRTLVAEGDVFFERGEYGPAKRKYIAAREIFANPGINASILDCDFEMWLELCDTNIQRSQWDEAESALSRAEAIKTNAQTRERRQTIQDRTQ from the coding sequence ATGAATATCCCCGCCACCCCCGGCGAAGCCAACACGTCCCCCGGCCTCACGGCGCTGACCCTCAAGCCCGGCGACAAGGTCGACCACTTCGAGATCGTCCAGCAGGTCGGCGCGGGCGGCTCGGGCGTGGTCTTTGCCGCCTTCGACGCGATCCTCAACCGCACCGTCGCCATCAAGCAGGTCATCGTCCCGCCCGGTGACGAGGGCGACGACCTGCGCCAGCGTGCCGTCAAGGAAGCCAAGGTCCACCGCGGCGTCGCGATCACCGACCGCGCGATGCTCGTGCAGTTCATCGACGTCGTCAACGACCCGCGCGGCGTGTTCCTCATCAGCGAGTTTGTCGACGGGCCCACCCTCGAGTGGATCCTCCAGTCCGAGCCCGCACCGATGGAGCAGCGCCAGGCGCTGGGCATCATCGCGGCGACCTCGAAGGGGCTCTCCTCGATCCACGCCGCCAACATGGTCCACCGCGACCTCAAGCCCTCCAACATCCTCATGCCGCGCGGCGGCGGATTGAAGATCTCCGACTTCGGCCTCGCCGCGGCGCTCAGCGACCAGCAGGCGATGGACCTGGGCTCGGTCCGCTACATGGCCCCCGAACTGTTGCAAGGCGGCAAGGCCACGACCAGCAGCGACATCTACGCGATGGGCATCATGGCCTACGAGATGCTCGCGGGCCGGGACAAATTCAACGAGGCCTTCCGCACGATCCTGCGCGACCAGCGCAACCAGGCGATGCGCTGGGTCAAGTGGCACACCAACCCCCGCGCCAAGGTCGCGCCGCTCAGCACGCTCGTCCCCGACATCCCGCAGTCGCTCTCCGACCTCGTGTCACGCATGATGGAGAAGGAGCCCGCCCGGCGGATCGCGAACACGCACGAATTGATGGAGGCGATCCGACTGCACTTCGCCAACGATGCGCAGGGCGCGATCCCGACGCCCCAGCCCCACCAGACCATGCAGCCCGCCGTCGTCGGCGATGTCAGCGAGACCGCAGCGGTCCCCAAGCGCAGCAAGATCCCGATGATCCTCGTGGGCATGCTTGTGTTCTGGCTGCTCGCGATCGGCGGATACTTCATCTACAAAGGCCAGGAGACCAAGCAGCAATACCGCGACCGGATCGCGACGCTCGCCGGCGAGATCGAGGCGGCCGACGACCTGCACTTCGGCGAGAACAACTACGCCGACGCGCTGCACGCCTTCAACGAACTCAAGGCCACGCTCACCAACGAGTACAAAGATAGCCCCGAGAGCTTCAAGGACGAGTTCACGAACCTCGGCCAGCTCTCCGCCGCCGGCGTCCACCGCGCACAGGGCCAGCTGCACGTCGCCGACAGCAACTACATTGACGCGCTGGCGTCGTTTATCGCCTACGACGAGGCGATGCAGGCGATCAGCGACGGGCCCACCCGCCTGGCGGACACCGATCTGACGCGGGGTGAGGCCGACCGCCTGGTCCAGTCCCACAGGCGTCGGGCCGCGTTCCAGGAAAACGCCAACGAGATCGCTGCGCTGCTCAACGAGGGCAAGCTCGAGACTGCCATCGAACGCATCCGCATCCAACGCGACACGCTTGGCGACAACCTCGCGGCCGAGGACCAGGGGACGCTCGACGCGCTCCACGCCCGATACCGGATGCTCTTCAACACCGAGAAGAACGCCGCGATCACACAGCAAGCCAACGAACTGGTCGAGGTCGGCGACCTCGACGAAGCGATCGAACTGCTCCAAGACACGATCGATGACGACCCCGAGGCCGCGTCGCCCGAACACACCGCGATGCTCGCGGCGCTGGAGCTGCGTGTGTTCCGTACCGAAAGCGACCGCGACATCGCGCTGGCCGAGGGCCGGAACGACATGGAAGAGTTGATCGAACTGCTCTACGACCGGATCGAACGTGACCCCGAGCCCGAAGCGTTTGTCGCGCGATATGAGAACTTGATCAACGACCGCGACACACAGCTGGCGGATGGCCATATCGAGGACGGTCAGCTCAACCGTGCTGTGACATTGCTTGAGGGCGTTTTGGACCGCGACCCGGACCACCGCCGAGCCCAGCAGCTCATGGCCGGGATCGGCAACGAACGTGCCTACCTCGCCAAGGTCGGCCAGGCCGAGCGTGCCTTCGCCGCCAGCAACTATTCGCAGGCGATCGAGCTTGCGACCGAGGCGATCGAATTGGGCGGCGCGCGCGGCGGCGCGATGAACGACATCATCACGCAGTCGACAGGCCAGCTTGCGCTGGCATCCGCATCTGCGGCGATGGAAGAGGGCGACGTCGAGACCGCCGAACGCCAGCTCGCAATCGCCCGCAACAACCTGGGCAACACCGAGCAGGTGCTCGCGCTGGCCCGCGCGATTACAAACCTCCGCGACTACCGCACGCTCGTCGCCGAGGGCGACGTCTTCTTCGAGCGCGGCGAGTACGGCCCGGCCAAGCGCAAGTACATCGCGGCCCGCGAGATCTTCGCGAACCCCGGCATCAACGCGAGTATCCTCGACTGCGACTTCGAGATGTGGCTCGAGCTGTGCGACACCAACATCCAGCGAAGCCAATGGGACGAAGCCGAGAGCGCACTGTCCCGTGCCGAGGCGATCAAGACCAACGCCCAGACGCGCGAGCGTCGGCAGACCATCCAGGACCGCACGCAGTAA
- a CDS encoding A24 family peptidase → MPTAIQILAYIVLLGVCVAASVTDVRTKLIRNTLTFPAMIGGLIFWAIIGLVMGNGLLGSPLTEAGTLSGAWIALLLGLVPFVVLVFIGGLGMGDAKLMGAVGAISGQWQVVVGTTIYALVVALVMGLCTMILAGRVKLTVYRLLGIALSGGKVIKPDDSESAPTVPFAVAIAVGAGLAGAELMVGLWPKNPWIWP, encoded by the coding sequence ATGCCCACCGCGATTCAAATCCTGGCCTATATCGTGCTCCTCGGGGTCTGCGTGGCCGCGTCGGTCACCGATGTCCGCACCAAGCTCATCCGCAATACCCTCACGTTCCCGGCCATGATCGGTGGGCTTATCTTCTGGGCGATCATCGGGTTGGTGATGGGTAACGGCCTGCTGGGCAGCCCGCTCACAGAGGCCGGCACCCTGTCGGGGGCGTGGATCGCTCTGCTGCTCGGCCTCGTGCCGTTCGTTGTCCTCGTCTTCATCGGCGGGCTGGGCATGGGCGACGCGAAGCTCATGGGCGCGGTCGGTGCGATCAGCGGCCAGTGGCAGGTGGTCGTCGGGACCACGATCTACGCGCTGGTCGTCGCGCTGGTGATGGGGTTGTGCACGATGATCCTTGCCGGCCGGGTGAAGCTCACGGTGTACCGGCTGCTGGGGATCGCGCTGAGCGGGGGCAAGGTCATCAAACCCGACGACTCGGAGAGCGCCCCGACGGTGCCCTTTGCCGTGGCGATCGCGGTGGGCGCGGGGCTCGCCGGGGCCGAGTTGATGGTCGGGCTCTGGCCCAAAAACCCGTGGATCTGGCCCTAG
- a CDS encoding ATPase, T2SS/T4P/T4SS family, whose translation MSDTALFEKTIAHYLAPITAYLEDTQVAEVMCNNFEEVYIEKGGKILKTEARFPDVEAYEAAVNNILQYTGKSINDEDFLVDTRLPDGSRVHVAKAPCARFGMAMTIRKFAKTMLDVDWLVHIGSLSEAAAEYMKVAINNEQNMLVAGGTSSGKTSLLNALSHYIPAGQRIVVIEDSAELQLQQDHVISLEAKAADSHGRGAVKIRNLFRSSLRLRPDRIIIGEVRGEEALDMIQAMTSGHGGSMGTLHANNAFDALNRLETMALMSEVKLPLSALRSQVSSAIDVIVQLVRQVGGYRQVTQIAEVAPLDKEGHYAIRDIFNLQPGTNDEGHQAMQLKATGERSAMAGHLKAGMENLVTERTAEIFEMDLKTMKKTAKAGE comes from the coding sequence ATGTCTGATACCGCCCTCTTCGAGAAGACGATCGCCCACTACCTCGCGCCGATCACGGCATACCTGGAGGACACCCAGGTCGCCGAGGTGATGTGCAACAACTTTGAAGAGGTCTACATCGAGAAGGGTGGCAAGATCCTCAAGACCGAAGCACGCTTCCCGGATGTCGAGGCCTACGAGGCGGCGGTCAATAACATCCTGCAATACACCGGCAAAAGCATCAACGACGAAGATTTCCTCGTCGATACCCGCCTGCCCGACGGCTCGCGGGTCCACGTCGCCAAAGCGCCCTGCGCCCGGTTCGGCATGGCGATGACGATCCGGAAGTTCGCCAAGACGATGCTCGATGTCGACTGGCTGGTGCACATCGGCTCGCTGTCCGAGGCCGCGGCCGAGTACATGAAGGTCGCGATCAACAACGAGCAGAACATGCTCGTCGCCGGCGGCACGAGCTCGGGCAAGACCTCGCTGCTCAACGCGCTGTCGCACTACATCCCCGCGGGCCAGCGCATCGTGGTGATCGAGGACTCGGCCGAGCTCCAGCTCCAGCAGGACCACGTGATCTCGCTCGAAGCCAAGGCCGCCGACAGCCACGGCCGCGGCGCGGTGAAGATCCGAAACCTCTTCCGCTCGTCGCTCCGGCTGCGGCCCGACCGCATCATCATCGGCGAGGTCCGCGGCGAGGAGGCCCTGGACATGATCCAGGCGATGACCTCCGGCCACGGCGGGTCGATGGGCACGCTCCACGCCAACAACGCCTTCGACGCACTCAACCGACTCGAAACCATGGCGCTGATGAGCGAGGTCAAGCTCCCGCTCTCCGCGCTGCGCAGCCAGGTCAGCTCCGCCATCGACGTCATCGTCCAGCTCGTCCGCCAGGTCGGCGGGTACCGGCAGGTCACTCAAATCGCCGAGGTCGCCCCGCTCGATAAGGAAGGCCACTACGCCATCCGCGATATCTTCAACCTCCAGCCCGGGACCAACGATGAAGGCCATCAGGCGATGCAATTGAAGGCGACCGGCGAGCGTTCTGCCATGGCGGGCCACCTGAAGGCCGGGATGGAAAACCTCGTCACCGAGCGAACGGCCGAGATCTTCGAGATGGACCTCAAAACGATGAAAAAGACCGCCAAGGCCGGCGAATAG
- a CDS encoding M48 family metallopeptidase, with amino-acid sequence MPRRRPYWTLLAVFVLALAPLVGCTTNPATGRSQLLALSWEEEIEMGAEAAPQFLDQSGGQVGDQIVVAFVSQLGHQLAAQSENPDLEWEFFVLDSSVINAFALPGGKVFISRGLLEKMTNEAQLAGVLGHEIGHVTARHGNERMTKAIGVQVLAAGVAIGGAASGSEWGQYLGLGTAAGGQLYLLKYSRSNESEADQLGVRYMTNLGYNPVGQIQVMEILREAGGGGGGPEWLATHPAPDTRITDLENLITEEYPEYDAAPPVYRFGAATFKDNVLNRLAQLPPASHGNAAFIQPEELYQMAGVAWEEVQDAGCSCEH; translated from the coding sequence ATGCCACGCCGACGACCCTATTGGACCCTGCTCGCTGTTTTCGTACTGGCGCTCGCGCCGCTGGTCGGCTGCACGACGAACCCGGCGACGGGGCGGTCACAGTTATTGGCCTTGTCGTGGGAGGAAGAGATCGAGATGGGGGCAGAGGCCGCGCCGCAGTTCCTCGACCAGTCCGGCGGGCAGGTGGGGGACCAGATCGTGGTCGCGTTTGTATCGCAGCTTGGCCACCAGCTCGCGGCGCAGAGCGAGAACCCGGATTTGGAGTGGGAGTTCTTCGTGCTCGACTCGTCGGTGATTAATGCTTTCGCGCTGCCGGGTGGCAAGGTGTTTATCAGCCGAGGGCTGCTGGAAAAGATGACCAACGAGGCGCAGCTTGCGGGCGTGCTGGGCCACGAGATCGGCCACGTCACGGCGCGGCACGGCAACGAACGGATGACCAAAGCCATCGGCGTGCAGGTCCTTGCGGCGGGCGTCGCGATCGGCGGTGCGGCGTCGGGCTCGGAGTGGGGCCAGTACCTGGGCCTGGGCACCGCGGCGGGCGGGCAGCTCTACCTGTTGAAGTACAGCCGGTCCAACGAGTCCGAGGCCGACCAACTCGGCGTACGCTATATGACGAACCTCGGCTACAACCCGGTGGGGCAGATCCAGGTCATGGAGATCCTCCGCGAGGCCGGCGGCGGCGGGGGCGGCCCCGAGTGGCTCGCGACCCACCCCGCGCCCGACACGCGCATCACCGACTTGGAAAACCTCATTACCGAGGAGTATCCCGAGTACGACGCGGCCCCGCCGGTGTACCGCTTCGGCGCTGCAACCTTCAAAGACAACGTGCTCAACCGCCTGGCCCAGCTACCCCCCGCGTCGCACGGCAACGCCGCATTCATCCAGCCCGAAGAGCTCTATCAGATGGCGGGTGTCGCGTGGGAAGAGGTGCAGGATGCAGGATGCAGCTGTGAGCACTGA
- the ubiE gene encoding bifunctional demethylmenaquinone methyltransferase/2-methoxy-6-polyprenyl-1,4-benzoquinol methylase UbiE: MSTDTPAWSDDDLSHNPHAAADKAKRVEQMFAAIAPSYDLNNRLHSLWRDQAWRRAAVKMAKLQPDDVVADIACGTGDLSMAFQKGGAARVVGIDFTVPMLGVADEKHNKNPGDAPLTYQAGDAMRLPLADQTADVVSIAFGIRNVADPAKAMAEFVRVLRPGGRVIVLEFSLPKNSILRGGYNFYFKHILPRTASLIARDKSGAYKYLPKSVNTFIDRAGMTAMMEDAGLTDIAVKPLTCGIAVCYRGTKT, from the coding sequence GTGAGCACTGACACGCCCGCATGGTCGGATGATGACCTGTCGCACAACCCGCACGCCGCGGCGGACAAGGCCAAGCGGGTCGAGCAGATGTTCGCCGCGATCGCGCCCAGCTACGACCTCAACAACCGGCTGCACTCGCTGTGGCGCGACCAGGCCTGGCGACGCGCGGCGGTGAAGATGGCCAAGCTCCAGCCGGACGACGTGGTGGCGGATATCGCGTGCGGGACGGGCGATTTATCGATGGCGTTCCAAAAGGGCGGCGCGGCCCGCGTCGTCGGCATCGACTTCACGGTCCCAATGCTCGGTGTCGCCGATGAGAAACACAACAAAAACCCGGGCGATGCGCCCCTGACTTACCAGGCCGGTGACGCGATGCGGCTGCCCCTTGCGGACCAGACTGCGGACGTCGTCTCTATCGCCTTCGGCATCCGCAACGTCGCCGACCCGGCCAAGGCGATGGCCGAGTTCGTCCGCGTCTTGCGCCCCGGCGGGCGCGTGATCGTGCTCGAGTTCTCGCTGCCCAAGAATTCCATCCTGCGTGGGGGCTACAACTTCTACTTCAAGCACATCCTTCCGCGCACCGCGTCACTGATCGCGCGCGACAAGAGCGGGGCGTACAAGTACCTGCCCAAGAGCGTCAACACGTTCATCGACCGCGCCGGGATGACCGCGATGATGGAGGATGCCGGGCTCACAGACATCGCCGTCAAGCCGCTGACCTGCGGCATCGCCGTGTGCTACCGCGGCACAAAGACGTAG
- a CDS encoding RNA polymerase sigma factor, producing the protein MEPDRDRPTFTQMKQNQAESDPPPDAARQERFYREIWPEAPMLMRTAISMSHDAAEAEDLVQDTLLKAFKALDQLKPGSYPKAWLLTMLRRTWIDLWRKRTRRPDGEAVGLDHAPEPEIPEDAGQHDAEWSDPESLLQRFGDQEVIDALRLLPEGNRWALLLVDVQSMSIEEAADVLEVAPGTVKSRLHRGRGMLRDRLHDFAKDRGWVQSHAPHPLEKRV; encoded by the coding sequence ATGGAACCCGATCGCGACCGGCCGACGTTTACACAGATGAAGCAGAATCAGGCAGAATCCGACCCGCCCCCCGACGCCGCAAGGCAGGAGCGGTTCTACCGAGAGATTTGGCCCGAGGCCCCGATGCTGATGCGAACCGCCATCTCGATGTCCCATGACGCCGCCGAGGCCGAGGACCTCGTTCAGGACACCCTGCTCAAGGCCTTTAAGGCACTAGATCAGCTCAAACCTGGCAGCTATCCCAAGGCCTGGTTGCTCACGATGCTCCGCCGCACATGGATCGACCTCTGGCGCAAACGTACACGACGACCCGATGGCGAGGCCGTGGGGCTGGATCACGCACCTGAGCCCGAGATCCCCGAAGACGCGGGTCAGCACGACGCTGAATGGTCTGATCCCGAATCCCTCCTGCAACGTTTCGGCGACCAGGAGGTCATCGATGCCTTACGGCTGCTGCCCGAGGGCAACCGCTGGGCTTTGTTGCTGGTCGATGTGCAGTCGATGTCGATTGAGGAGGCCGCCGACGTGCTGGAGGTTGCGCCCGGGACGGTGAAGAGTCGGCTACATCGCGGCAGAGGGATGCTGCGTGACCGACTTCATGACTTTGCCAAAGACCGCGGCTGGGTCCAATCGCACGCCCCGCATCCTTTGGAGAAGAGGGTATGA
- a CDS encoding DUF6370 family protein, which produces MKALLAMCLVACAPFWLSGCGANTAPESNDESSESHAQAMEVGFGCATCIYDMEGVTGCVLAVEIEGEYYLVDGVDIDDLGDAHAADGLCLVERQGTITGAMEGDRFVATSASLLPLNPERHEGNDASDHQH; this is translated from the coding sequence ATGAAAGCCCTCCTTGCCATGTGCTTGGTTGCCTGTGCGCCCTTCTGGCTCAGCGGCTGCGGCGCTAACACCGCTCCCGAGTCAAATGATGAATCAAGTGAGTCACATGCCCAGGCCATGGAAGTGGGCTTCGGCTGCGCCACCTGTATCTACGACATGGAGGGTGTGACAGGTTGTGTCCTCGCGGTCGAGATCGAGGGCGAGTATTACCTCGTGGATGGCGTTGATATCGACGACCTCGGGGATGCGCATGCGGCCGATGGACTGTGCCTGGTGGAACGGCAAGGCACAATCACCGGGGCAATGGAGGGCGACCGATTCGTCGCGACATCAGCCAGCTTGTTGCCCCTGAACCCCGAGCGCCATGAGGGCAATGATGCATCCGACCACCAGCACTAA
- a CDS encoding TolC family protein encodes MAEVRDGGLASDSRRVVQDAAIIEGSLEELIEVALASNPEVAAGRRKVERLSERPAQLSALDDPVLALTVGELAETAAGQVDYIVSLTQALPYPGTLDARASVAEQEVLTASAELLERIERVAGEVRRVYWRRYAVARAIEVTEQDREVLGQISGIIDARARVGEAEQADQLRVSLRTADLDQRLDRLHQEMRSLDAMLNRLLNRNVSADLPVPDAMDWQSIEIERDAMIEQAERENPAVHVQRRRVEAFRHRLKLAQAERRPDFRIGVQYAVVGSDGLAGSANGHDQFAVTGSMSLPFWSPRYDAMEREALRGIGEALAELDAAQGRAANLAEDALARMEAERSILTRLNEQMLPDSRRAFELAMTGYGAGTVSFIQMMDDWQRTLDLELAAHRAHARYEQAQADLAAALGEVSGRLTESATHESTEADHE; translated from the coding sequence TTGGCGGAAGTCCGTGACGGCGGGCTTGCGTCGGATTCGCGCCGGGTCGTGCAGGACGCCGCGATCATTGAGGGCTCATTGGAAGAGCTGATCGAGGTCGCGCTTGCGAGTAACCCCGAGGTGGCCGCAGGACGACGCAAGGTCGAGCGATTGAGTGAAAGGCCTGCGCAGTTGTCTGCACTCGACGACCCCGTGCTCGCACTAACGGTCGGCGAACTGGCGGAGACCGCGGCGGGTCAGGTGGACTACATCGTCTCGCTGACCCAGGCGCTGCCCTACCCGGGCACACTGGACGCCCGCGCTTCTGTCGCGGAACAGGAGGTCCTGACGGCGTCGGCGGAGCTGCTGGAGCGTATTGAGCGTGTCGCCGGTGAAGTCCGCCGAGTCTATTGGCGGCGGTATGCGGTCGCCCGTGCGATCGAGGTGACGGAGCAGGACAGGGAGGTCCTGGGTCAGATCAGCGGCATTATCGACGCCCGGGCCCGGGTGGGTGAAGCCGAGCAGGCGGACCAGCTCCGCGTCTCGCTTCGGACGGCAGACCTGGACCAGCGGCTGGACCGGCTGCACCAAGAGATGCGCTCGCTCGATGCCATGCTCAACCGCCTGCTAAACCGCAATGTGTCTGCCGATTTGCCCGTGCCTGACGCAATGGACTGGCAGTCGATCGAGATTGAACGGGACGCCATGATCGAACAGGCCGAGCGCGAGAACCCGGCGGTGCATGTACAGCGTCGGCGGGTCGAGGCGTTCCGTCACCGGTTAAAGCTGGCGCAGGCCGAGCGTCGCCCTGATTTCCGGATTGGCGTGCAGTACGCCGTGGTGGGCAGCGATGGGCTTGCCGGGTCGGCCAACGGTCACGACCAGTTCGCGGTCACCGGGTCGATGTCGCTTCCGTTCTGGTCGCCCCGGTACGACGCGATGGAGCGCGAGGCGCTGCGCGGGATCGGCGAGGCGTTGGCAGAGTTGGACGCCGCACAGGGACGGGCCGCGAACCTTGCGGAGGACGCATTAGCCCGGATGGAGGCGGAGCGGTCGATCCTCACCCGGCTCAACGAGCAGATGTTGCCCGACAGCCGCCGGGCCTTTGAGCTGGCGATGACGGGTTACGGGGCGGGTACGGTCAGTTTCATCCAGATGATGGACGACTGGCAGCGAACATTGGATCTTGAACTCGCGGCGCACCGCGCCCATGCAAGGTACGAGCAGGCACAAGCGGACCTGGCGGCGGCGTTGGGCGAGGTCTCCGGACGGTTGACCGAGTCGGCGACGCATGAATCGACGGAGGCCGACCATGAATAA
- a CDS encoding efflux RND transporter periplasmic adaptor subunit produces the protein MNKVLSKTGQFLKVVWRRGGDLVVVVLIVLAIGLGFVLRGGDGSGGASATSGEEQWYTCSMHPDVRLPNPDDLCPICNMALIPVGADASAALGPREVSLTPEAAALINVEMLPVQRRFLERPVRMVGRIAVDETRLSYITAYMPGRLDRLYVDYTGVRVREGDHLAEIYSPELLVAQQELINAHAAVESLRPDAPEAVRRTNTLLLRTARDKLRLLGLTREQIDAIAQSGESTDHITLYAPNSGIVTERSVSEGSYVKEGDRLYTLADLSRVWLMLDAYESDLAWLRYGQSVSFTVEPFGDEAFTGQVAFISPVLDEQTRTVRVRVNVENPRGRLRPGMFARGEVDALVADGGRVVAPELAGKWISPMHPEIVKDGPGTCDICGMPLVRVEDLGYEPIEADAVEPPLVVPQSAVLRTGERGVVYVQTGTRDEPKFEGRVVQLGPSGDGYLIVTEGLAEGELVAVRGNFLIDSALQIQAKPSMMNQDGTPGGGGDMAGGHAGHAMPSMGAGAADASGYYVPPMPTASMREGLPRLLSQYEQAKQAVWGSDLTEARNAMRDLRKAFTAMPESAPADDPLAETWGTVRPGIESGLRESLAARDLAALRSAFETIRDHVTPLIETDGGSGE, from the coding sequence ATGAATAAGGTGCTCAGTAAAACCGGTCAGTTCCTCAAGGTCGTCTGGCGGCGCGGCGGGGATCTCGTGGTCGTCGTCTTGATCGTGCTGGCGATCGGCCTGGGCTTTGTGCTCCGTGGCGGCGACGGGTCGGGCGGCGCATCCGCGACGAGCGGCGAGGAGCAGTGGTACACCTGCTCGATGCACCCGGATGTCCGCCTGCCCAACCCCGACGACCTGTGCCCGATCTGCAATATGGCGCTGATCCCGGTTGGCGCAGACGCCTCGGCAGCGCTCGGCCCACGCGAAGTCTCGCTCACACCCGAAGCCGCGGCACTCATCAATGTCGAGATGCTGCCGGTCCAGCGGCGGTTCCTCGAACGCCCCGTCCGCATGGTCGGACGGATCGCGGTGGACGAGACGCGCCTGTCCTATATCACGGCCTACATGCCAGGTCGGCTTGATCGCCTGTATGTCGATTACACCGGGGTTCGGGTCCGCGAAGGCGACCACCTCGCCGAGATCTACAGCCCCGAACTGCTTGTCGCGCAGCAGGAACTGATCAATGCTCATGCCGCCGTCGAATCGCTACGGCCCGATGCGCCGGAGGCCGTCCGCCGCACGAACACGCTTCTGTTACGCACGGCCCGAGACAAGCTGCGGCTGCTTGGCCTGACCCGCGAGCAGATCGACGCGATCGCACAGAGCGGCGAATCTACTGACCACATCACGCTCTATGCACCCAATAGCGGCATCGTGACCGAACGCTCCGTCTCCGAGGGCAGCTACGTCAAGGAGGGAGACCGGCTGTACACCCTGGCCGACCTCTCCCGCGTCTGGCTGATGCTTGATGCCTACGAATCCGACCTGGCCTGGCTGCGTTATGGTCAATCGGTTTCGTTCACCGTCGAGCCGTTTGGCGACGAGGCCTTCACCGGTCAGGTCGCGTTTATCAGCCCGGTCTTGGATGAACAGACGCGGACCGTCCGGGTCCGGGTCAATGTCGAGAACCCCCGTGGTCGGCTGCGCCCGGGCATGTTCGCGCGGGGCGAGGTCGATGCCCTGGTCGCCGATGGCGGTCGGGTCGTCGCGCCCGAACTCGCGGGCAAATGGATCTCTCCGATGCACCCGGAGATCGTGAAAGACGGGCCGGGGACCTGCGACATCTGCGGGATGCCGCTGGTGCGGGTCGAGGACCTGGGTTACGAGCCGATCGAGGCGGACGCGGTCGAGCCGCCGCTGGTTGTTCCCCAGAGCGCGGTCCTGCGCACGGGGGAACGCGGTGTGGTGTATGTGCAGACCGGGACGCGCGACGAACCGAAGTTTGAGGGCCGTGTGGTTCAGTTGGGCCCATCCGGCGATGGGTATCTGATCGTGACCGAAGGGCTGGCGGAGGGCGAACTTGTCGCGGTACGGGGCAACTTCCTGATCGACAGCGCGCTGCAGATCCAGGCCAAGCCCAGCATGATGAACCAGGACGGGACCCCCGGAGGCGGCGGCGATATGGCAGGCGGTCATGCGGGCCATGCGATGCCAAGCATGGGGGCTGGTGCGGCCGATGCGTCGGGTTACTACGTCCCGCCCATGCCGACGGCCTCGATGCGTGAAGGGCTTCCACGCCTGCTTTCGCAGTACGAACAGGCGAAGCAGGCGGTGTGGGGCAGCGACCTGACCGAGGCCCGCAACGCGATGCGTGACCTGCGCAAAGCGTTCACCGCGATGCCCGAGTCCGCACCGGCTGACGACCCGCTGGCAGAGACCTGGGGCACGGTACGCCCGGGCATCGAATCGGGCCTGCGTGAATCATTAGCTGCACGCGACCTGGCGGCGCTGCGTTCCGCATTCGAGACGATCCGTGACCACGTCACCCCGCTCATCGAAACAGACGGGGGCAGCGGTGAGTGA